Genomic DNA from Triticum dicoccoides isolate Atlit2015 ecotype Zavitan chromosome 4B, WEW_v2.0, whole genome shotgun sequence:
AACAAACCAGCTGAGGCAACCCGAGCCGATTGTATCCAAATCAATCTACTTAATACGTTTGATCTATAGACTAGTATGACGATGCCTTTTTTAAGTAACTTTAACATTCGTGTAAACTTTAGGGGCGGGAGCGCGAAGCGAAACTCAATTCTAATAACCACACACTACCTTCCTATTTCCACATACTCATTGGTGTATGATCAATGTAGTCACTATATCATATATCCAAAGAACGATTTCTTCATTTTCCTTGCGTTTTGATGTCTGGGACAAACTTCTACATGTTTTTGTTCACGTGCTTTTAACTGCAACCATATATCTAACTGAAGAGATCATACCTAGTCAGGTACTTCACGGAGCAAAGTACTGGTGGTAGAGCTGCTATCGTCCGGCTCTACATGGATACAAACAACCTTTGGGTGTAAGGCACGCCAGaaaacagcaacgcatgcaggaGGAATCTTTGTGTTGGTGTTCGATCTGCTCCGATTAGCATACAGTAGCTGATCGATCTTCTTGCATACAGCACGGAATTAAGAAGAGGAGGATCCGACCAAAGCCAATTGACAGTTGTCCAGAAAAGGATAGTGGCACTGCATACTGCTGCCGACTAAGAATCGATCAATGCACAATTGACTGACTGCATCATCAGCATGGAGGCTAGCGAGGAGTTCTTATCTTTTCACCGGTGCCAGTACCATGCATGTGTCAGCTGCAGAGCAGCAGGGGCATATATATGCTTCAATGTGTCTGTACGTATCTGTGGCCCAGGAAAACAATTTCACAGTACAACACTGTCGGCTGTGGCTGTGGGTGAGGACAAATACGGCACACACACGAAAGCTAATTATATACGTATATATATCTAAAATAACTAGAGAGAGGAATATTGCATGTGCCAAAGCAATCATCCTTGCCTGTCCCTACATCAACAAGAAAACGGGAGCCTAATTAGTTACCTAATTATGTTAAGTGAATGAAACTTATGGACACGGTAATAAAGATATTTAAGTAAACTATAAACCAGGTCAGAAAATTAAACTAGACCAGAATGGAGAATAAACTAGGAGAATTTAATGCAATGTTTAGTCGAAAAAAGGTTGCGTCTGGATTTTGGGTCACTATTGCTAATTGGGCGACCAGTGACAACACTATCGTACTCGTTGGGCAGTCACTCAATTATCGCTACCTCTCAATTGCCGCTGGCAAAACCCAACCCAATTTTGTCCTCCCCGTCAGTAGCGACTTGCACTGTCATGAAAGTGATTAAGGTCAGGAAGACCGAGGCAATGTATAAGGTTCCATGGACAACCATTACTTCTCAAATGAGATGTGCTCCTCTCAAGATACAAAAGTCTTATCAAAAGAGGTCTATTGATTCACAAAAACACACATCTATTTTGCATGTGGCCGGGAGGTTGGATGTCTCCAACAATGCCGGTGGATTGGACATCTCCAATCACGAAGACAAAAACACGTAGAGGCAGCAAACAAAAAACAACAACCATGATCTAACTTGGCGTACTAGATTACGGAGACGTAGAACCAACAATGACTTAAGTAAACATTGCACTAAAATGGTTCAAGATTTATTACATCCCTTCACAAAGGCCGCGATAAGGAAGGAAGACAAGATTTTTGGAGGTGAACATGCTGATGAAAGTGACGATGGCGACCGCGAGGGTTGAAGATGAATATAAAGCCACATCATTCATCTCTCCTCTATTGGTCCTTCTCCTCAAATGAAAAAGTCTTCAAAGTGTTCCTTATCTCCCCACTAACCCGAGACATCAAACTCCACCCAAAATGGGGCCCTTGTTTTCTTGTCTATCCCGTGGAAGTACGAGCGCCGATACGATATCAATGCTCGATATTACTTCTGGTTATGCCCTAGTTTGTTGAgttcgtatttcagttctagattttGCATACCACCTTCAATTGAGATGATCCAaaaatgcaaagttgttcaaaTCGAGGAGGCAAACAACTTTCACATtgaacactttttcatttgaggtcatcttgaggaCGCTTCCTTGTAACTCACCAAATTCAACTCCAAGCTCATCTTTGTTTCACCCTGGACCAATTATCGCAAAAAGTCCACGAGGGGTGTAAtccacataaaaacctacaaatAAAAAAGATAGATAACAAACTAAAATGGTAACTATTAGTGGGGTAAACGAAGATAAACCTCAAGAACATTAGGGTTAAACTTAAAGAAAAGATGGGTGTCAAATACACACATCATTGGGTCATATATAAACTAATTCAGTTTTAACATAGCTTCAACAATATGATTACTAGAGCACCTGACTATTTGTTGCTAGAGAGGTTTATATTTTTAGGATTATTCCATGATTATTAATTTgcgaaaaagattcagatatattaTAAAATTTCATCAGAAGTACAAAGCACctaaaacataataaaaattacattgaagCATCTAGACCATCGAACGACCACTACCATCGCCAGAATAAGCCGCTGACGTGCCACTGTCGCTACTCCCCTATGAGAGCCCGTTTGACCTTGCTGATGACAGCCTGGAAGTCTTTGTGCACGTCCCCCTAAGGACCAACGTCCTGGGGCCTGAGTCAGTGCCATTGAACCCTTAAACAGATCGAAAATAGTAGATACCAAATCTCGCCATCACGCCTGCATGACGAGAAACCCTAGCCTCGCTGCCTATAGGAGACGATAGGAGTCTACATCAGAGCTCTGTCGAACACATCTAGATGGACAAAATGGAGAAGGGTCGGAGCCCGAAAGACAAACTCAAAGAAGAAGCGTTACCATCCGCCCATGCACCGCACCTACGAGGACTAAAACAATCCTAACCTAAACTCCTAGCCAGTGTGAAGGCAACAGTATTCCCCTGCCCGCCATGGGTTCGCCGATGAAGCCTGGAGGGGAGAGTTTGCCTTGTCCGCTGAGGGAAGGGGACACAACTGTTGGAGAGAGCATTAGCTCACCTCTTATAGCTCTCTTTGACAATTTCAGGATCGGGGAAGGATTTATGGAAGATTTCAATTTCCCTATTTTCAGAAGTTATGTGGTGCTAGCACACATTTTGTAGTATCTTTGGGTAAACGTGCCGGTTGGAAGATATTTTCACGGGGCCTTCTAGTTTGTATAGATTTGTGTGTGTTAGCCCATGTTTTATGGTCTTCTAAGAAAAGTCTGGGCCTATAGAGGGTTTTAGTCGAGCAATGAAATTTAGATATGTTTTCACTGTTTTGTAGGTCGTTTTATGCCGGGACCATTATTTCCTTGGGCCTTCGAATTTGGCATTTTCACCATCCATGTTCCATGGTGTTCTTGGAGAGTTTTTTTTGGGAAATATTTTTTGCGGTTCCTTAATTTGTAGTTGTAACCATACGAAAACTTAGTTTGTGTTCACTGATTACTTTAAGTCAAGATAGGATTTTGTCATGCACCTATTCGCCATGCATCCAGGGTTGGTATTTTACTATACCACAGTCGTAGCTCTTGTTTAGTGGTGTTCTGAACAGTTATTAGATATTAGTCAATCTATTTTCAGTATTTTTACAAATTCATATCTATCAGCCCACATCCAGTCATTCTTCGATGGTTTCAGTTAAGAGAAGTTTTTTGTTTGGACTttcgtttcaaaattttcataattGGAAATTGGGCGCTTATTTTTTTATATCCATGGACAATTCTAATAAGAAAGAATTTACTGCAAGGTCATAAATTTTTGTTGAATGCAACGTAATAGGATTAGCCCGAGAGAGTAACCCGTGAGTCATTTTGAAGGTAAAAATGTCAGTAGATCCATAAACAGTGATCCTCCACACACACTAGCCATGTTTGCGCCAAACCAGTGTGCAACCCATGATTACCACACTACTGCAGGAAAGGCTACCGGTGGCATGCCCAATGTGCCTATTAGTGTAGGGGGCACGCCACAGGTATAGTGTCACTGGTAAGCACTTACTAGTAGCGTGCCCTTTAAAACACATGCCACTGATATTTTGGAAAGTTAGCAATGGTGTGTGCCATTTAGTGTGTATCACTAATAGCTTCACCTATAAGGGTTTCTGTAGTAGACAGCTAGGGCAAACTCTCCCCTCCAGATTTCACCGGCGAGCCCGTGGATTGGGCTCCCCTATGCTTATTGCTCCGGGAATTGGTGGTGAGGAGGGGAATCCTGGTGCCTCTCCAGAtagtagtttaggttaggtttTTTTAGTCCTCGCAGGTGAGGCTCAGGTGGATGAGGATCTCCGACGTAAATTGCTATGATCTCCTTGAAGCGGTGATGTTATGATTTCTCATCATGTGGCGAGATTTGGTGttaggttgatacgtctccaacgtatctataatttttgattattccatgctattatattatctgtttgggatgttttatatgcattaatatgctatttaatattatttttgggactaacctattaacctagagcccagtgtcagcttCTGTTTTCccccttatttttgagttttacagaaaaggaatatcaaaatgaGTCCAAGCGAGCTGAAAATTTAAGgtgttttttatggaccagaagaagcccccgaagcacaagagttgggccagaagagtcccgagtcaatgacaagggtggagggcatgcccacccccctaggacgCGCTCCCTGCCTTGTTGctgactcgtggacccccctgacgtcaaaccgacgcaaaaaattcctataaatccagaaacccccagaaagaaatctagatcgggagttccgtcgccgcaagcctctgtagccacgaaaaaccagccgggagcccattccggcaccctgacggagggggaagccatcatcggtggccatcttcatcatcccgatgctctccatgacggggatgaagtagttcaccctcagggctgatggtatgtaccagtagatatgtgtttgatctctcttcctcgtgttcttgatttggcacgatcttgatataccgcgagctttgctactatagttggatcatatggtgtttacccttctctaccttgtgatgaattgagtcttttccttcgaggttttgttatgtcggattgaatctttggatatgagagcacttgatgtatgtcttgtgatgggatatccatggtgacaatgggatgttctgttgatccacttgatgtatgttttggttatcaacttgcagattcccgtggtgacattggggtaatctatgcataggggagcacgttttcatattcctttctccagtagaaatctcaggatgctcttgaagttctttgtgatggattgaatattatgaatctgaagttttttgatgcatatcgtataattgacccacgttcttgtggtgacattggagtatctaggtgacattagggtttgattgatgtgtgtcatatggtgttattttactacgaactctaggctatttgtgacacttataggaatagctcaatggattgatcggaaagaataactttaaggtggtttcgtaccctacaagcacttTCATCTTTtgttctccgtgataggaactttAGAGTGATTCTccgtgcatgttgagggattgttatatgatccaattatgttatcattgttgagagaacttgcactactgaaagtatgaaccctagaccttgtttccaagcattgcaacaccgtttttactcacttttgttacttgctaccttactgtttttatatttccagattacaaaaacctatatgtaccatccatattgcacttgtatcaccatctcttcgctgaactagcgcacctatacaattaaccattgtattgggtgtgttggggacacaagaggctctttgttatttggttgcagagttgtttgagagagaccatcttcatcctacgcctcccacggattgataaacctcaggtcatccacttgatggaaatttgctactgtcctacaaaactctgcgcttggaggcccaacatgagtctacaagaagaaggttgtgtagtagacattacagGTGCTTCAGGTCTATGGAAGGTTTCAACAACTACGACTGCGGCTCCAGggcgctggtccttaggggcacgtgcacaaATAGTTCTCAATGACTGTCATCGATAACGTCAAGATGACTCCGATAGGAGAGCGGTGACAAAGGTGTGTCAGTGGCTCGTTCTAGCAGCAACAGTGGTTATTTAGTGGTCTTGAAATCTCGATGTAATTTTTCTTATGTTTGTGATTTTTGTACTTTGGGTGAACTTTTATAACATATCTGATGCTTTTCACAAAAAGATAATAATGTACGAGAGCATATCACCGTTACCGGTCTGGATCAACCTCAGGTAGGATCGAGCCTAAATTGCGGAGCGGAAGTATTTTTCGTGTGTGCTCTATACGGGCATAGACACAAATGAACAATTCTAATTCAAGCAGGCCTTATGGGAGAGCCCGTCAAAATAGTACCACCTtcgatccataataagtgtcgcagttttgaactaaccgcagttcgaaacaacgatacttATTTTGGATCAAAGGGAGTACATGTTTAGAGGGGgaaatgaaactttttcatataaaagACCGATTGACGTTCTCGTCAAAACTAGATCAACTAGCACGTCAATCGGTCTTGTGGCAGGTTAATTGAATCCAACCGGGAcaaaagattatgccatgacaGAAGTCTggggccaatcaaatcccgcctGAACGAAATGTTCGGCGGGGATGAACTGAGCACGTGCGCAATAGTATTGTTCTTATCACGAGTAATGTTATATAAGGCTGGATATTGTTCTCTGAGATTGGCATTGgctagccagatgtcttcccagaaacGAATCTCCGACCCGTCTTTTATCACGAAAGACCCAAAGtgaaagagatgtttctttgccACCATTAGGCCAGCCCAGAAGTGCGAGTCACCAGGTTTCCAATATGCCCGGGACACCGCCTTTTGACCTAGATACTTGTTTCGCAACATgatttgccaaacaccatcctcagtaagaAGTTTGAACAACCGTTTACTGAGCAGGGCCTCATTCTTGACCTGTAGGTCATGAATTCCAAGGCGGCCTTGCTCTTTTGGCCTACAAACCATACTCCATTTGGCCAACCGATATTTTTTCTTTTCTCCATCCCCTTGCTAAAAAAATCTGAATCTAAAAGACGGGTCGAATCTTGGAAGGCTCAATCGATTGTGTGAATGTTTAGTCGTCACTAGCAAGCCGGTTGGCATTAGACAGTCAGTATTCCTGTATATGCGATCATGTTTATAATAAACTGGGTCCGAGCACCTCGGATGCCTTTTCATATTCATGACATGTTGATCAACCGGGAGTTTATGATCTTCTCATTCGGATGGAGCAAATAATGACAAGAATCACATGTCAAGCTGGGCAATCAATCCAGATTCGACGGGGACACCCTACCACCTGGATCACCTCACCTGGATAGATTGCACAGTGACCAGTTAAGATCAAGTATTCCAGAAACTTTGCCCACAAGGAACAAATACTACTAAGCCCAGGCTTAATAAAATGTCCCTCTTCCTCTCGAATTTTTTCCCAgtaaaacaatcactatactccaaCTCAACCTGGCTACTTGCTAGAAAATAACACTGTAGCTGCCCAATTATCTATCAATTTCTGAATTGAAATCATACAAGCAAACAACAGTAGCCAGCCTAAACTGCACACTGTCTTGTACTGGTACTCCTTAAGTTGTTATCAATGCAAGCTAGTCATACAGACGTGCTCATCTCCCTTTCTTCATCTTCCCAGCTCACTGCTCTCTCCTCTCCAACTCCAATCATCCAAGCTCGCAAGCTACGAGGGGAGGCTCTCACCTGTGCGGATCTGGATAGCAAAACCGGGAAGCAATCAATGGAGCAACTAGCCAAGTGCAGGGGCATCCCAGCTTGGGCGGCGGCGTACGCCAGCGATCCATCCTCGTCCTCATGGGAGGAGCGGGCCTTCGCACGCGATGCCGCGGCCGACCTGCTGGTGTGGCCGCCGCGCTCCTACTCCTGCACCTTCTGCCAACGCGATTTCCGGTCGGCCCAGGCGCTCGGCGGCCACATGAATGTGCACCGCCGAGACAGGGCACGTCTCCGTCATGGCGACGACGACCAAGCCCGACAAGAACAAGCTGATGAACCGCACCAGGACGACTCTACCAGTGCCATGTACAAGCAGCTAGAGCTATTCCGTAACCCTAGTACCACCACTCCTTCCCACCTATCAACCATCATCAAGGAGAGGAATAACAACAAGGTCGTCGTCTCCATAGCAGTGAGAGATCAAGAAGCTGCAGATCACCAATACAATGACAGACAGGATTTGGAATTgtcggggaggaggaagaggaggcgtgTAGATCAGGCGCCGGTGGCGCTTGCTTCGCCATATGGACAAGGAGCCTTCCTTGATCATTCCAAGGTAATTATGGAAACAATCGCAAACCCTAGTAGTTCTAGTCTTAATCCCCATGTGGATCAAGGAGAAGTAGATCTGTTCCTCAAGAAGCAAGGACTGGTAGATCTAGAGCTTAGGCTTGGGATTAATCCAAATGTTGCATCACACGCAACTTAGTTTCTCGAATGCAAAAATTGAAATCGATGAATTCTTTTCACTCGTGTGCTTGATGCAACTTTGGTTCCAGCTCCTCGTTAAATTTGATTCCGTCTCCTTTCGCCAAAAAAAAAAGTGCTTCCGTCTCTTTATAATTGCTTTGTTCATTGTTTCTCTTCGATTAATTC
This window encodes:
- the LOC119292611 gene encoding probable transcriptional regulator RABBIT EARS, whose amino-acid sequence is MQASHTDVLISLSSSSQLTALSSPTPIIQARKLRGEALTCADLDSKTGKQSMEQLAKCRGIPAWAAAYASDPSSSSWEERAFARDAAADLLVWPPRSYSCTFCQRDFRSAQALGGHMNVHRRDRARLRHGDDDQARQEQADEPHQDDSTSAMYKQLELFRNPSTTTPSHLSTIIKERNNNKVVVSIAVRDQEAADHQYNDRQDLELSGRRKRRRVDQAPVALASPYGQGAFLDHSKVIMETIANPSSSSLNPHVDQGEVDLFLKKQGLVDLELRLGINPNVASHAT